From the genome of Pelmatolapia mariae isolate MD_Pm_ZW linkage group LG12, Pm_UMD_F_2, whole genome shotgun sequence, one region includes:
- the lmbrd2a gene encoding G-protein coupled receptor-associated protein LMBRD2a isoform X1, with amino-acid sequence MSGSALAVVVVVVFFLALYLLQRYGDLWKQQRLVLFGTLLSWYLCFLIVFILPLDVSMAVYNQCNSNITNTTTPATPTNSSSRSEANLSPFPSMRPPGKCEEPWTYIPNDTLKVFWRVVYWTSQFLTWLLLPFMQSYARSGAFSVFGKIKTALIENALYYGTYLLIFIALLIYVAVQLKWKLTWADLQTIGITAANTWGLFLLVLLLGYGLVEIPRSYWLSSSHNYVLSKSYFKVAKMATEKAEADEKLADVMEEVAGIHASVRQNHFLRKYVDIILTKCPTKYQEEMGINVEISRMDQNAPPTKRLLVKLHEKVVSAVQRHNQTQVQWSILLEQAFHLEDVAKSRNSSLRHFTHSFPLAHRGWIRRFIYTPTVEWFWECVLRQGLCRLLAILLCLLSAAVIWSECTFFSTHPILSLFAVFIQLAEKWYNYHCIEMVCFVGILFMCVCVYSTVFRIRFFNYYYLVPHHQTDAYSLLFSGMLFCRLTPPLCLNFLGMIHMDSAISHKNRVQTSYTSIMGSMQLLSFISDGFYIYYPMLVLLLCFATYYNLGSRCLNFLGFHQYITDDDLISDLVDEGRELIKRERRKRQRAEDGENRRWAWRERYGVDGATGRNRAGYTELKDNQKEPATKIKKSVVTFTRRNEKADEQQTGLLQEDSSDDESPNRRSTAGSYLTLSPPVKGVFDDV; translated from the exons ATGAGTGGTTCTGCGCTGGCTGTTGTGGTGGTGGTCGTTTTTTTCTTGGCCCTCTACCTCCTCCAGCGTTATGGAGATCTGTGGAAGCAGCAGAGGCTGGTCCTGTTTGGAACGCTGCTGTCCTGGTACCTGTGCTTCCTCATCGTCTTCATCCTACCACTTGATGTCAGCATG GCTGTCTACAATCAGTGTAATTCTAACATTACAAACACCACTACTCCTGCAACTCCAACGAACTCCAGTAGTAGGAGTGAGGCCAACTTGTCTCCTTTTCCATCTATGCG TCCACCAGGCAAGTGTGAGGAGCCTTGGACTTATATTCCAAATGACACCCTCAAAGTGTTTTGGAGAGTTGTATACTGGACTTCTCAGTTTCTTACATG GCTGCTGTTGCCCTTTATGCAGTCTTATGCACGCTCAGGAGCTTTCTCAGTGTTTGGAAagatcaaaacagctttaattgAAAATGCACTTTATTATGGCACATACCTTCTCATCTTCATCGCTCTGCTCATCTATGTGGCTGTTCAGCTAAAGTGGAAACTGACCTG GGCGGACCTCCAGACCATAGGGATTACAGCTGCCAACACCTGGGGACTCTTCCTCCTGGTCCTGTTGCTAGGCTATGGCTTGGTGGAAATCCCACGGTCTTATTGGCTGTCATCTTCCCACAATTACGTGCTATCCAAGAGCTACTTCAAGGTAGCAAAGATGGCTACTGAGAAGGCAGAGGCAGATGAGAAACTTGCAGATGTCATGGAG GAGGTTGCAGGCATCCATGCCTCTGTCAGGCAAAACCACTTTCTAAGAAAGTATGTGGACATAATTTTGACAAAG TGTCCCACAAAGTACCAAGAAGAGATGGGAATAAATGTGGAAATCTCTCGCATGGACCAGAATGCCCCTCCCACCAAAAGACTCCTAGTTAAACTtcatgaaaaa gTGGTCAGCGCAGTGCAGAGACACAATCAGACTCAGGTTCAGTGGTCTATCCTGTTAGAGCAGGCCTTTCATCTGGAAGATGTAGCAAAAAGCCGGAACAGCTCGCTCCGACACTTCACCCACAGCTTCCCTTTAGCACACCGTGGCTGGATCCGTAGGTTCATCTACACTCCAACTGTAG agtgGTTTTGGGAGTGTGTGCTCAGACAGGGCCTCTGCAGGCTGCTGGCCATCCTTCTGTGCTTACTCTCCGCTGCAGTAATCTGGTCTGAGTGCACCTTCTTCAGCACACACCCCATCCTTTCTCTGTTTGCGGTCTTTATTCAGTTGGCTGAAAAATGGTACAACTATCATTGCATTGAG ATGGTGTGCTTTGTCGGTATCCTGTTCATGTGCGTGTGCGTCTACTCCACAGTTTTCAGGATACGATTTTTCAACTACTATTACCTGGTGCCACATCACCAGACTGATGCTTACAGCCTGCTGTTCAGTGGCAT GTTATTTTGTCGTCTCACTCCACCTTTATGCCTCAACTTTCTGGGAATGATTCACATGGACTCTGCCATCTCACACAAGAACAGAGTACAGACATCTTACACCTCT aTTATGGGCTCTATGCAGCTGCTGTCATTTATATCAGATGGGTTCTACATCTATTATCCCATGCTGGTGTTGCTGCTGTGCTTTGCTACATATTACAA tCTGGGGTCTCGCTGTTTGAACTTCTTGGGCTTCCACCAGTACATCACTGATGATGATTTGATCTCTGACCTTGTGGATGAAGGCAGGGAACTCATCAAAAGAG aaagaaggaaaagacaAAGAGCTGAAGATGGAGAGAATCGAAGATGG GCGTGGAGGGAGCGGTATGGTGTCGATGGGGCCACTGGGCGGAACAGAGCTGGTTACACTGAGTTAAAGGATAACCAGAAGGAGCCTGCAACAAAGATCAAGAAAAGTG TTGTCACATTTACCAGAAGAAACGAAAAGGCCGACGAGCAGCAGACGGGCTTACTGCAGGAAGACTCCAGTGATGACGAGTCGCCCAACAGAAG ATCCACAGCAGGAAGTTACCTCACTCTGTCACCTCCAGTGAAGGGCGTGTTTGACGACGTGTGA
- the lmbrd2a gene encoding G-protein coupled receptor-associated protein LMBRD2a isoform X2: protein MEICGSSRGWSCLERCCPGTCASSSSSSYHLMSAWLSTISVILTLQTPLLLQLQRTPVVGVRPTCLLFHLCVHQASVRSLGLIFQMTPSKCFGELYTGLLSFLHACRLLLPFMQSYARSGAFSVFGKIKTALIENALYYGTYLLIFIALLIYVAVQLKWKLTWADLQTIGITAANTWGLFLLVLLLGYGLVEIPRSYWLSSSHNYVLSKSYFKVAKMATEKAEADEKLADVMEEVAGIHASVRQNHFLRKYVDIILTKCPTKYQEEMGINVEISRMDQNAPPTKRLLVKLHEKVVSAVQRHNQTQVQWSILLEQAFHLEDVAKSRNSSLRHFTHSFPLAHRGWIRRFIYTPTVEWFWECVLRQGLCRLLAILLCLLSAAVIWSECTFFSTHPILSLFAVFIQLAEKWYNYHCIEMVCFVGILFMCVCVYSTVFRIRFFNYYYLVPHHQTDAYSLLFSGMLFCRLTPPLCLNFLGMIHMDSAISHKNRVQTSYTSIMGSMQLLSFISDGFYIYYPMLVLLLCFATYYNLGSRCLNFLGFHQYITDDDLISDLVDEGRELIKRERRKRQRAEDGENRRWAWRERYGVDGATGRNRAGYTELKDNQKEPATKIKKSVVTFTRRNEKADEQQTGLLQEDSSDDESPNRRSTAGSYLTLSPPVKGVFDDV, encoded by the exons ATGGAGATCTGTGGAAGCAGCAGAGGCTGGTCCTGTTTGGAACGCTGCTGTCCTGGTACCTGTGCTTCCTCATCGTCTTCATCCTACCACTTGATGTCAGCATG GCTGTCTACAATCAGTGTAATTCTAACATTACAAACACCACTACTCCTGCAACTCCAACGAACTCCAGTAGTAGGAGTGAGGCCAACTTGTCTCCTTTTCCATCTATGCG TCCACCAGGCAAGTGTGAGGAGCCTTGGACTTATATTCCAAATGACACCCTCAAAGTGTTTTGGAGAGTTGTATACTGGACTTCTCAGTTTCTTACATG CATGCAGGCTGCTGTTGCCCTTTATGCAGTCTTATGCACGCTCAGGAGCTTTCTCAGTGTTTGGAAagatcaaaacagctttaattgAAAATGCACTTTATTATGGCACATACCTTCTCATCTTCATCGCTCTGCTCATCTATGTGGCTGTTCAGCTAAAGTGGAAACTGACCTG GGCGGACCTCCAGACCATAGGGATTACAGCTGCCAACACCTGGGGACTCTTCCTCCTGGTCCTGTTGCTAGGCTATGGCTTGGTGGAAATCCCACGGTCTTATTGGCTGTCATCTTCCCACAATTACGTGCTATCCAAGAGCTACTTCAAGGTAGCAAAGATGGCTACTGAGAAGGCAGAGGCAGATGAGAAACTTGCAGATGTCATGGAG GAGGTTGCAGGCATCCATGCCTCTGTCAGGCAAAACCACTTTCTAAGAAAGTATGTGGACATAATTTTGACAAAG TGTCCCACAAAGTACCAAGAAGAGATGGGAATAAATGTGGAAATCTCTCGCATGGACCAGAATGCCCCTCCCACCAAAAGACTCCTAGTTAAACTtcatgaaaaa gTGGTCAGCGCAGTGCAGAGACACAATCAGACTCAGGTTCAGTGGTCTATCCTGTTAGAGCAGGCCTTTCATCTGGAAGATGTAGCAAAAAGCCGGAACAGCTCGCTCCGACACTTCACCCACAGCTTCCCTTTAGCACACCGTGGCTGGATCCGTAGGTTCATCTACACTCCAACTGTAG agtgGTTTTGGGAGTGTGTGCTCAGACAGGGCCTCTGCAGGCTGCTGGCCATCCTTCTGTGCTTACTCTCCGCTGCAGTAATCTGGTCTGAGTGCACCTTCTTCAGCACACACCCCATCCTTTCTCTGTTTGCGGTCTTTATTCAGTTGGCTGAAAAATGGTACAACTATCATTGCATTGAG ATGGTGTGCTTTGTCGGTATCCTGTTCATGTGCGTGTGCGTCTACTCCACAGTTTTCAGGATACGATTTTTCAACTACTATTACCTGGTGCCACATCACCAGACTGATGCTTACAGCCTGCTGTTCAGTGGCAT GTTATTTTGTCGTCTCACTCCACCTTTATGCCTCAACTTTCTGGGAATGATTCACATGGACTCTGCCATCTCACACAAGAACAGAGTACAGACATCTTACACCTCT aTTATGGGCTCTATGCAGCTGCTGTCATTTATATCAGATGGGTTCTACATCTATTATCCCATGCTGGTGTTGCTGCTGTGCTTTGCTACATATTACAA tCTGGGGTCTCGCTGTTTGAACTTCTTGGGCTTCCACCAGTACATCACTGATGATGATTTGATCTCTGACCTTGTGGATGAAGGCAGGGAACTCATCAAAAGAG aaagaaggaaaagacaAAGAGCTGAAGATGGAGAGAATCGAAGATGG GCGTGGAGGGAGCGGTATGGTGTCGATGGGGCCACTGGGCGGAACAGAGCTGGTTACACTGAGTTAAAGGATAACCAGAAGGAGCCTGCAACAAAGATCAAGAAAAGTG TTGTCACATTTACCAGAAGAAACGAAAAGGCCGACGAGCAGCAGACGGGCTTACTGCAGGAAGACTCCAGTGATGACGAGTCGCCCAACAGAAG ATCCACAGCAGGAAGTTACCTCACTCTGTCACCTCCAGTGAAGGGCGTGTTTGACGACGTGTGA